In the Wyeomyia smithii strain HCP4-BCI-WySm-NY-G18 chromosome 2, ASM2978416v1, whole genome shotgun sequence genome, one interval contains:
- the LOC129724164 gene encoding protein disulfide-isomerase A3-like, with amino-acid sequence MTPAKVLLVIFGIIQCGYAGEADVLELTDSDFSTRIGLYDTETTLVMFFAPWCGHCKKLKPEYAKPAELLRSEDPPITLAKVDCTEGGKDTCSKYSVSGYPTLKMFKNGEVSQEYNGPREANGIAKYMKTMVGPASKDLLTLDAFEAFLKVQETTLVGFLQKESDLKGVFLKYADSQRERLRVGHSSAQDVLEKQGETDAIVLFRAKQFANKFEPDFVRFEGKTKNDLSTFVKENFHGLCWVRTRDTVNDFKPPMVVVYYAVDYIKNPNGTNYWRNRVLKVAKEFVGRVSFVVSAKDDFQHGLNEYGYDYVGDQPLALARDAENQKFIMKDAFSVENLQAFATELESGNLEPYVKSEPVPESNDAPVKVAVGKNFQDVVVNNGVDTLMEFYAPWCGHCKKLTPVYEELATKLKDEEVSIVKMDATANDVPPTFDVRGFPTLYWLPKNKSNPMRYEGGREVEDFIKYIAQHSTKELKGWDRKGNVKKVEL; translated from the coding sequence ATGACTCCAGCAAAAGTTTTGCTCGTTATTTTTGGTATTATCCAGTGCGGATATGCCGGTGAAGCCGATGTGCTGGAACTTACTGATAGCGATTTCTCAACTCGGATAGGACTTTACGACACGGAAACTACACTGGTTATGTTTTTTGCTCCATGGTGTGGCCATTGTAAAAAGTTAAAACCCGAATACGCCAAACCAGCCGAGTTGTTGCGTAGCGAAGACCCCCCGATTACGCTTGCCAAGGTTGATTGTACTGAGGGAGGCAAAGACACATGTAGCAAGTATTCGGTATCGGGTTACCCCACGTTGAAAATGTTCAAGAATGGCGAAGTTTCACAGGAATATAATGGTCCACGTGAGGCAAATGGTATcgcaaaatacatgaaaactatGGTCGGACCAGCGTCCAAAGATCTATTGACTTTGGATGCCTTCGAGGCTTTCCTAAAAGTGCAGGAGACCACCTTGGTAGGTTTCTTACAAAAAGAGTCCGATCTCAAAGGCGTGTTCCTGAAATATGCAGATAGTCAGCGAGAACGACTACGAGTTGGTCATAGCAGTGCTCAAGATGTCCTGGAAAAGCAAGGTGAAACCGATGCCATTGTCCTATTTCGGGCTAAGCAGTTTGCAAACAAATTCGAACCAGACTTTGTTAGGTTCGAAGGCAAGACTAAGAATGATTTGAGTACCTTCGTCAAGGAAAACTTCCACGGACTGTGCTGGGTTCGGACCCGGGACACCGTAAACGACTTTAAACCCCCGATGGTCGTTGTTTATTATGCTGTAGATTACATCAAGAACCCGAATGGAACTAACTATTGGCGCAACCGCGTGTTGAAGGTCGCCAAAGAATTTGTCGGGCGAGTCAGCTTTGTTGTTAGTGCCAAAGATGACTTCCAGCACGGGTTGAATGAGTATGGCTATGATTACGTTGGAGACCAACCATTGGCGCTAGCTCGTGATGCTGAAAACCAAAAGTTCATCATGAAGGATGCATtctcagttgaaaatttgcaagcTTTTGCAACCGAGCTGGAATCAGGCAATTTGGAACCTTATGTCAAATCGGAACCTGTGCCAGAGAGTAATGATGCTCCGGTGAAGGTAGCTGTTGGCAAAAATTTCCAAGACGTCGTAGTGAATAATGGCGTCGATACACTGATGGAGTTCTATGCCCCATGGTGTGGCCACTGCAAAAAGCTAACACCGGTGTACGAAGAATTGGCTACTAAACTAAAGGACGAGGAAGTTTCTATTGTTAAGATGGATGCTACTGCCAATGATGTGCCGCCAACGTTCGATGTTCGCGGTTTTCCAACTCTTTATTGGTTACCGAAGAACAAGAGTAATCCCATGCGCTATGAAGGCGGTCGCGAAGTAGAAGACTTCATCAAATATATTGCTCAGCATTCCACTAAAGAACTGAAGGGGTGGGATCGCAAAGGTAATGTAAAGAAAGTAGAGTTATAA